The Antarcticibacterium flavum genome contains the following window.
TTGAATACCTGTATATAAGCGAGAACACGAATATGACTTCCTTTAACAGTTTCGCTGGCCTTAGATCTATCACAAGGGAGCTGGTCATAGCCGGGAATGCTTTTCTAGGTCAAATGAATGCCTTTCAATCCCTTGAAAGCATTGGGACCATGCTTAGTATTGGGGTAAATGGCTTAAAGGATTTAAAGAATTTTCACAGCCTTACTAAAATTGGGGAAAGTCTATACATTTCCAATGAAAATGGCTTGAAAACTTTGGAAGGGCTGGAAAATGTCGTGTCCGGTATAGAGATCATACATTTGACAGATAACGCTGAATTAATAAATATTTCTGCCCTTAGCAATATTTCAGAAGTGTCCGGTTATATAAATATAGGTATGAATGTACGGCTATCGTCCTGTTCAATAGAATCCATTTGCCGGTTCATAAGGGGTGGTGGTGCTGTAGATTTTCGATATAACGGCGATGGGTGCAATGACAACCAGGTTGCCTTAACCTGTAATCAATAATTTCTATAAAAATACCTAAAACAAAAATTCCCGGCTTTCCCGGGAATTTTTGTTTTAAATCTATTCAATTACAAATATAAATTCATTACTGTCCGGTAAAAGAGCCTGGACCGCTACCGCTGCTGGTATATAGATCCCGGACTAAAATCCAGGTATATGGAAAACAGCACTTTACACAATTTTCAAAAGCGTGAATTTTCCTAAAGTTTTGGATCCAAAACCACTCCCAGGTTGAGATTGATATGGCCTTAGACTATATAGCAAGGCTTAAGGTACATTCGCCTATATTTAATCGGACACCAGAAATAAATTTTCCGATTCCGGTTACCGTAACGTCCTTTTATTCTTTAATATACTTCGTTAGTCCGCTTCCAAATTTTCCCAGATAGCCTGTAAAAAAATTGCTGGTCCCACTTGTCGGGGTTCGTAGATTAACTGTGGCAGGAACAGGATAACTGTGCCAGGTTTCCCCGCCATCCCTGGTTTCAAAGATTTGCGGTTCATTATAATTCACAAAAGCCATCCCGTGATGTTGATCATAAAACCAGATTTGCGGATAATAATTTTCATAAGTCTTAATCTTATTCCAGGTGCTACCCTGGTCCTCTGTTTTATAAATATCGCTGTTTGCCTGCAGGTAACCCACATTTCCAAATAATTGAGGTGCCAGCGGCCAAATATTAAAGGGGGAATAGGAGACATTTCCGTTCTCAATTTTGACCAGGAATTCACGGTCATTGGGAGCGAGGAACAAAAGGTCCTTACTTACAGCCGTTAGATCGTATACATCAATTCGGCTGATATCGGGATTTTTAAGTTGAGGATAATACTCATAAAGGTCAACTGGTATTCCGTTCTCAATTACAAGAACAGTCCCGTCATCATTGATAAGGTATCCCATGTTTTCATTTAGAAAATAAACTTTTCTAACATTGCCATGGGATTCCTGCTCTATACGGAACATTAGTTCAAAATCCCTCCCATTGTTTGTAAAATACAAACCCGGTCCCCCGTAGGGATCGTGGTAGACCAACCAGCCTATATCTTCATTTAAAAAGAAGAAAGTATCAGGAAAGCCCTGATTATATTCAATTACCGTGGTCCAGGTATAAAAACCGTCTGTTGATCTATAAAGCTTTTTATCTGCCAGTACAAAACCTGTTTTTTCGTCTGTAGTCTGGAATTGTTGAATACTCGGGAAGTATTTGGAAAGAGGGATGAAACCCACTAGCTCAATAGGATAGGCTTCCTCACCAATCATAAGGTTTAAATTCTCATGAACAGCTGTGGGGATGATGACTTCAATGAGCTCATCCTCATAGGTAACAAAATTCCGGGAAAAAATTTCGACGTCATAGCTGTCATAGATACGCTGGTCGTATTCAAATTTTACCTTATTGATTTTTTTAAGGTTTTCACCTTTGATAGAGAGGGTATCCCCAATCTTTAATCGGTGGGGAGTAACGGTTTCAATATTTGCACTGCTATTAGCAGGGGTTGGAATAGGAATTTGTGATTCTTCCTGGCTGCAACTAAAAAATAGCCATAATATCAAAAGAGGGGATAGGTTTTTCATCAAAATGACTATAGTTATAAGAATCACTAAATATCATAAGAATTAAGAAACCATTGGTGTTAAATTTAATAGATCCCCATATTATTTTTTGAAGGTTAAAAATTAGAGCACCAGTTCCCCAAACAACCTTTCAAGGGTCCCGTCAAGGTCGCTGCACAAACCGGGATGCGGCCTCGAGGTTTGGATAACA
Protein-coding sequences here:
- a CDS encoding WD40/YVTN/BNR-like repeat-containing protein; protein product: MKNLSPLLILWLFFSCSQEESQIPIPTPANSSANIETVTPHRLKIGDTLSIKGENLKKINKVKFEYDQRIYDSYDVEIFSRNFVTYEDELIEVIIPTAVHENLNLMIGEEAYPIELVGFIPLSKYFPSIQQFQTTDEKTGFVLADKKLYRSTDGFYTWTTVIEYNQGFPDTFFFLNEDIGWLVYHDPYGGPGLYFTNNGRDFELMFRIEQESHGNVRKVYFLNENMGYLINDDGTVLVIENGIPVDLYEYYPQLKNPDISRIDVYDLTAVSKDLLFLAPNDREFLVKIENGNVSYSPFNIWPLAPQLFGNVGYLQANSDIYKTEDQGSTWNKIKTYENYYPQIWFYDQHHGMAFVNYNEPQIFETRDGGETWHSYPVPATVNLRTPTSGTSNFFTGYLGKFGSGLTKYIKE